In the genome of Nitrospinota bacterium, one region contains:
- a CDS encoding flagellar protein FlgN, producing MNRLYKNLEDLLKQKARLYENFIELLKDEWSCVSKYSYDSLQDVIARKEDQVMQMQALENSRSCLMIKIAEKLQVKQSSLTLKKLIQLKGNPYKNNLAKCRNKLLFQIKQINEWSEKVKNLMDQSALSLKKSLAYIHSADEKASSPYTANGRVVEGCVEGRMVSMDV from the coding sequence ATGAACCGGTTATATAAAAATCTAGAAGATTTGTTAAAACAAAAAGCCAGGCTTTATGAAAATTTTATTGAACTTTTAAAAGACGAATGGAGTTGTGTTTCAAAATATTCCTATGATTCTTTGCAGGATGTTATCGCCAGAAAAGAAGACCAGGTGATGCAAATGCAAGCATTGGAAAACAGCCGTTCGTGTTTGATGATAAAAATAGCGGAAAAACTGCAAGTTAAACAGTCGAGCCTGACTTTAAAAAAACTGATCCAATTAAAAGGCAATCCATATAAAAATAATTTGGCAAAGTGTAGAAACAAGTTACTTTTTCAAATTAAACAAATTAATGAATGGAGTGAGAAGGTTAAAAACTTAATGGACCAATCTGCCTTGTCATTAAAAAAATCATTGGCATATATTCACTCTGCTGATGAAAAAGCATCTTCTCCTTATACAGCTAATGGAAGAGTGGTTGAAGGGTGTGTTGAGGGAAGAATGGTGAGTATGGATGTTTAG